CGCGATCACGCTTTCAAGACGTACGAAGCGCAAGACGCCTGACTTCTTGTCCGGAAGTCGTATGAAGCGCGGCGAAAAGGCTGGCATGGGCACAAGGCCGACCATGGGTTCGCCTGCATTGCCTTTGGCAGGGTTCAGTTGGAAGGCGACCGCGAAACCTAGATTTGGAATGAATGGGAAGGGATGAGCGGGATCGACCGCTTGCGGGGTCAGGATTGGAAAGATCTGATTTTCAAATCGCTCCTTCAACCAGGTCATGTCATTGCGCTTGATCTCGGTCATCGCGAGAACTTCGATCTGATCTTCCTTCAGTTCGGTTCGCAGCGCTTGCCAGCAGGCTTGCTGGTCTCCCATCAGTGTCTCAACGGCGGTCTCTATATCGCGGATCTGTTCAGCCGGGGTTCGCCCTTCCAGACTGCGCTTCTGGATTCCGGCGCGCGCCTGCTCCCGCAAACCCGCGTAGCGGACCATGAAGAACTCATCCAAATTATTGGAGGAGATTGAGAGGAAACGCAGTCGCTCCAACAGGGGGTGCGAATCATTGCGGGCTTCTTCGAGGACGCGTTCATTGAACTTGAGCCACGATAGTTCGCGATTGATATATCGTTCAGAGGCCTCTTTTGGCGTCTTCACCCGACTGGTCATATGCCCTCACCCACGCTGAAAGACTTAGGTTTTCTCTTCCTCCAGGATCTCCCTTGCGAGCGGAATGGTCAGCGGACGTTCGCCGCTGGCTCCAGCCAGGATTTCCACAGAGTGTTCGATCTGCGAGTAGTCCAGCCCCAATCGCGTGACAAGGTAGTCCTCAACGGTTTTTGGAAGTTCAAGAACCGAACGCGCAAAGGCGCGTCTCAGCCGTGCGCGCATCAAGTCTTCATCCGGTGCGGGAATCTCTGCAAGCGGCGCGGCGTGCAATCTGGAGTTCAGGTCCGGCGATTGAAAATGCCAGGATGAAGGCGCGCTGTGAGCGGCGAGCAAAACACGGCGTCCGTTCCGTTGGATCGCACTCAAAAGAAAGAGCAACCGATCCGCGCGTTTCATGCGATCAACGTCGTCAACAACCACGTCCTTCTGGCTGAGCGTCTCCAGTTTCCGATCGTCGGTTTTGGACAGCGCTTCCCCCAAAAGGTAACTCGCGTCTCGCTCCCTTGCCCACGCCTGCCCCAATGTGGAGATGCCACTCCCCGGCGCACCGATCAGACAAAAGGCATGATAAGGCCAGCGTTCGGCATGTCTGATCGCGGCGCAGATGGCGCGATTGGCGCCGGTGATTGCCATGTCGTCAAAGCTGAGGCTGGCCTCCGGGAATTGCAGGGGGATCTGCCTCGAAGGCGGCATTCGGTCGCCTCTTTCTCTACTGCCCGCCACTGATCGCAGACGTCATCACCCAACCGATCTCCTCGGCGCTGATGACGACGCCGCGATCCCGCAAATCAGAGGTCAGGCGTTGCCCGTCTCCGGCAAAAGCGAAGGCAATGAAGGCACCATCCGTTGAAATGGCCCGGGTCTGGAAGTTCGACACCAGAGGCGAGCGCACCAACGCGCCGCGCAGCGTGTTCCATTCTGCCAGGGAGGTATAACGAACCGTTGCCTCGATGAGGGTTCGGCTGGAATCGCGAACGATAGATGTCCGCTTCCAGTCTGCATTGAGCAATTCGACCACCGCATCAACCGCTCCCTCGAGCGTCGACGCGCGCCGTGTGGTACCGATCGCACGCGCGCCTGAAGCGGTGACCGAAACCAGATCAACGATGTATCCCCCTTGCCCGCCTCGAAGATTTGCAAACATAGCGCGCTGAGCGCCATAGAGTGCGACTTCGTCCTGGAGGACCTCCCACGGGGTATCTGCTTCATAGCCGGAGGTTTCGCTCATCAACAGCGGCACCAGGCTCTCCGTAGGCGGCTCATCCCAAGCCATTTTCCAGGCGAAATCCATGCCGTTCGACGTGGACGTAAACAAGACCGCGCGCGGTCCCAGACTATCAGTAAAAGGCAAGCCGACCTGCGTCAGAGCCAGTCGCAGTTGAGTCGGGTTGTAAACGACGGCCAGACTACCGCGATAACGACCTGCGCCTGCAACTTCTTCCTCAACATCGACAGCTGCTGCGATGCGATCGGCGAACGCCTGATCGATGATCAGATCGGTCGCCGCTGCGCGATCTTCCGGGAGTGTCAGTCGCTCAATCAATTGCTGGGCGCCAACCAGTTTCGCAGTCGCGAACGCTTTCTGCTGCGCTTCTGCAACCGTCGGCGCGCGTTCATCCACCGCAATGCCGTAGATTGTGTAGACTTCCCGGCTCTGACCGTGCGCGCTCAGCAGCGCGGTGGAGGCAAAAGCGATGGCGATCAGGATCAGGCGAATCATATGACGGTCCTCTAAACTCCGAACTGTTCTAACAACAGTCTGGGCGTGCGTGAACCGTCGAAGCGTGCTGGTCAGCAGCCAGAGGCCATGCTAACGCGCGCAGCCATGACGACAAACGCATCTGATTCCCTTTCCTACCGCGACGCTGGTGTCGATATTGAGGCAGGCGATGAGCTGGTAAAAGCCATCGGCCCGCTCGCCAAAGCGACCCGCCGCGCCGGGGTTATGGGCGGCTTAGGCGGTTTTGGCGCGCTGTTCGACCTGAAGAAGGAAGGATGGGAGGATCCCGTCCTGGTGTCGGGTACGGATGGGGTCGGCACCAAGTTGATGCTCGCCTTCGAAACCGGCATTCACGACTCTGTCGGCATCGATCTGGTCGCCATGTGTGCCAACGATGTCCTCGCTCAAGGCGCTGAGCCCCTGTTTTTCCTGGATTATTTCGCGACCGGAAAACTTGAAAACGGCATAGCCGAACAGGTGATCTCGGGTATCGCGGAAGGCTGCAAACAGGCCGGATGCGCACTTATTGGCGGTGAAACAGCCGAGATGCCCGGAATGTACCCGCCAGGGCACTATGATCTTGCCGGATTTGTCGTTGGCGCTGTTGAGCGTCATGAAATATTACCCCGCATGGATACGATGGAAGCGGGGGACGTCCTTATCGGCATTGCCTCCAGCGGACCCCATTCAAACGGATACTCCCTGATCCGAAAAGTGGTGGAGCGAACCGGTCTCTCTTTCGACGACGCCGCTCCGTTTTCGAACGCGGAAACGCTTGGTAAAGCCTTGCTGACGCCCACTCGGCTCTATTCGAAAGCCGCGCTTCCTCTGATTAAAGGCAACAAGATCAAGGGACTCGCTCATATCACGGGCGGGGGTCTGACCGAAAACACCCCGCGTATGTGCCCGGATCAACTGGTCCCTCGAATTGATCGTTCGACATGGCATGCGCCAGCCGTGTTCGACTGGCTGCAACGCGAAGGCAATATCGCTGAAGACGAGATGCATCGGACGTTCAATATGGGCATCGGCCTCGTTTTCGCGGTCGCCGCAGGCGCCGCAGACAGCGTTTGCTCAGACCTGCGTGACCTGGGTGAATCTCCCGTGATTATTGGCGATCTTGCGAAGAAATGACCCGACTCCGGATCGCGATACTCATCTCCGGCCGCGGCACAAACATGGAAGCAATCCTGCACGCGGCCCGCGCTGGAGGCTACCCGGCGCAACCTGTTTTGGTGATGTCAAACCGACCACAGGCAAAGGGATTGGAGATTGCCGCCGCTGACGGGTTCGCGGCTGTCGCGATTGATCACAAACCATTTGGACAAGATCGCGAGGCATTCGAGCGCGCCCTGCAAGCGGTGCTCGAGGAACACAAAGTGGAAATGGTCGTCTTGGCCGGCTTTATGCGCATTCTGACCCCTTGGTTCGTTCAGCGCTGGGCGGGACGTATGATCAATATTCACCCATCGCTCTTGCCCAGATATCCAGGTCTCAACACGCATCAACGAGCGATAGATGCAGGCGATCAGGAGGCCGGATGTTCTGTCCATTGGGTGACGGAAGGTGTTGATGAAGGCGCTGTGATCGCACAGGCGCGCGTTCCAATCCTTACGGGCGATACCGCAGACGACCTCGCGGAACGTGTCCTGCGCGAAGAGCATCAACTTTATCCGCGAGCGGTAGCCATCGCCGCGCAGGAAATTCTGTCAAAGAAAAAGCCGCTCCCGGTCTGAGAGCGGCTTTTCGAATGTCGCTTGCAGCGGCGGTTAGCCAACAATGTCTGCTTCGCTGAAGAATTGCGCGATTTCGATCGCGGCATTCTCATCACTGTCAGAACCGTGCGCAGAGTTTTCACCAATAGATTGCGCGAACAGCTTGCGAATTGTGCCGTCAGCGGCTTCGGCCGGATTGGTGGCGCCCATGACATCACGGTAGCGCGCGACAGCATTCTCCCCTTCGAGAACCTGAACCACAACCGGAGCAGAAGTCATGAACTCGACCAGTTCACCGAAGAACGGACGTTCCTTGTGAATGTCGTAGAAACGCTCTGCTTGAGCTTGCGTCATTTGGATCCGGCGCTGGGCAATGATGCGCAGTCCGCCCTCTTCGATCACTTTGTTGATCGCACCGGTCAGATTGCGCGCGGTGGCGTCCGGCTTGATGATCGAAAAAGTACGCGTTCCAGCCATATCAGGCTCCTGTAACTGTAAATATAGAGAACTTGGCGCGCCTATAGCGATGCATTGCAAAGGCGGCAACAGGGACCTGCACTGTTACACCTATTCTTCATATCAGAATGAGAGTTTGATTCGGACATTAGATAGTCTTTGGAGGCGAAAATGGGCGGAACGCTAAGAATGATGCTGGCCATAGCGGTTTTGATCGGGGCCGGATACGGGATCTGGTTCCTGTGGACGGGATCTCTTCCGCCTCACACACTGAAAGTCGCCGGAAGCTATGGCATTCTCACACTGATCGTCTTTGTTATCACACTGATCACAAAACCTGCTGGCGAAAAGCACTGATTATTCGCGGATCCAGGCGCGCGCTGGGCCGAGCTCACCCATTTCGATTTCCCAGGGCTCGGCTTCGGCTTGAGCCGCAAGCTCATTGAGCAAGTCGGTGTTCCAGATGGTGGCGGCATACTCTGCTGCGCCCCCTTCCAGGGCATATCCATAGGTCCGGAACCGGGTCACCACCGGCGCATAGAAAGCATCAGCTGCCGACCAATCTCCAAACAGGAACGGCCCATCTGCTCCATACTTTTCACGGCAAATCGACCAAAGATAGAGGACCCGCTCGATCTCCGCCTTGAGCGGCTCTTCCATCGCGGGGAGAGGCGACCGCGAGCGAATGTCGACCGGCATTTTGGATCGGATATTGTAGAATCCAGAATGCATTTCTGAGACGACGGATCGCGCAAGCGCACGCTTCTCCGGATCGGCTGGCCAAACGCGCCCGTCGTCTGCGCGTTCAGCAATCCACTCTGTAATCGCGAGACTGTCACGGATTATGAGATCACCGCTGATCAAAACGGGCACGGTGTGATGCCCCGTATTTGCGATCAGCGACTCTCGGGTCTCATCGAATCCAAGCGGAACAATGGATTCCCTGATTTCCAGTCCGGAGGTACGCGCCACCAGAGCAGCGCGAATCGACCAGGAGGAATAATTCAGGTTGCCCAGAATGAGTTCGGTCACGTCCCTGCCTCTTTCCAACCGCGCCCAGCCTGCTGAAAATAGCGCGCCGTCAATCCGGCATCCTTGGCCGCCTTGAATTGCTCGCGGGCTTTTTGGCGCGTCGCCGCGTCGCCATCATCAAACATCACCATGCAACGCTCATAGGACGCGTCGGCAGGCATATCGACCCCGTCCATGAGAAGTGCCACAGAGGCATTGTTCTGATTCTCTGCCTCGCCGGAAATCAAGATAGGCTGCGCCGCCGGATCAAGCCCTTCCGCCTCTGATTGGCCGTGCGGGAGAAAACTCTGATCATCGTAGGTCCACAGCGCCTCATCGAGTGCGGCACGCCGGGTGATGTCGGGACTCACCGCAAGGACGCGCCAGCCCCGTTCGAGACATTTTTCGAGCAAAGGCCCAACCGCCCGTTCCAGCGTCGTGCGCTGCAAGTGATAAAACCACCATTCCGGCTTCTGGGCCTCGCTCATGCTCTAGCCTTCGTAATTGTCAGCGATCCAGCGATCCAGCAGACGGGGGCCAAAGCCGCTCGCCCAGCTCGGATCGGTCGGTGCTTTCTCACCTTCCACCCAAGCCACACCAGCAATGTCCAGATGCGCCCAGGTCTGACCTTCATTGATGAAACGCTGAAGGAATTGCGCCGCCGTGATCGAGCCTGCGGCCCGACCGCCAATATTGCGCATATCGGCAAATTTGGACTTCAGTTGCTTGTCATATTCCGGCCCAAGCGGCAGGCGCCAGACACGTTCTCCTTCGGCCATACCGGCTTTGGTCAGCTGATCTGAGAGGCTGTCATCATTGGTGAACAGGCCAGCATGATGATGACCGAGGCCGATGACGATCGCGCCAGTCAATGTTGCGAGATCGACGATCGCGGCCGGTTTGTAGTGCTCCTGCGCGTACCAAAGCACATCACACAGGACGAGGCGGCCTTCCGCATCTGTATTCTGAACCTCAATGGTTTGCCCCGACGCAGACTTCAGGATGTCGCCCGGTCGGATCGCATCCCCATCCGGCATATTCTCGACCAAGCCAACCAGGCCGACCACATTGGCCTTGGCCTTGCGCTTTGCGAGCGCGAGCATGGCGCCAACTACGGCTGCTGATCCGCCCATATCTCCGCGCATGTCTTCCATGCCGGCTCCCGGCTTCAATGAGATACCGCCTGTGTCGAAGCAAACGCCTTTGCCGACCAGAGCCACAGGCGCGTCACCCGCCTTACCGCCATTCCAGCGCATGATGCCAAGCTTCGATTCCTTGACGCTGCCCTGCCCCACGCCGAGCATCGAGTTCATGCCGAGCTTGGCGAGTTCTTTCTCGCCGAGAATCTCGATCTCGAGCCCGTGCTCTGCCAAGTCTTCAATCCGCGCCGCATAGCTGGCGGGATAGAGATCATTTGGTGGCAGATTGACCAGGTCCCGCGCCAGGTAGGTGCCGTCTGCACCCGCGTCGAGCGGCTTGAATGCGGCCTTCGCTGCTTTGGTATCGCTTGTCACCATGTTCAGCGTGTTAAGGCTCGGCTTGTCTTCGGCCTTGAGTTTGGTGCGATAGTCATCGAATCGATAGGCTGCCAGTTTCGCACCCAGCGCCGCGCGGGCGGCATCGTCGGCATCATCCACATGAAGATCCAGAGACTTGAACCCGCTATTTGCGTGCGCTTTGTAGGCGCTTGCACCAATGCGCTCCCAAGCCCGTTCGTCGCGGCCTTTGGCCTTTCCGGCGCCGATCAGGGCTGCTCTTTTCGCAGCGCTGCCTTTAGGTAGAACCACAAAAGCCTGTTGCCCAGCCTTGCCGCTAAAGCGACCTGAATTTGCCGCTTCGGTCAGCAAGCCGCCGCTGGCTTCATCGAGCGCTTTCGCCGCCGCAGGCAGTTTTCCACCTTCATCAACCATAAATCCGACGATTTCCGACTTAGAAGCGTCAGTGAATGTAATTTTCATGCAAGAACTCCATTTGAGCGGCAAAGTAAGCATCGACGCGCGCGGCGCAACTCGTTAGGCAGGAAAACAGACAGGAAAACGAACAAATTCAACTATGAACCGCGTACAGCGATACCTCTTCAACCGCGTTTTGCGGTCGGTGCTGATTATTGTCGGCGGTTTGACGCTGCTTGCGATCCTCGCCCAGGGCCTGTCGCAAACCGATATCATCGTCGAGAATCGCCAGGGTGCATTGACCTTCTTCAAGATCGTTGCACTGGGCGTTCCACAAATCGTCGCGCTCTTGACGCCCATGGCCATGTTCGTAGCGACAATCTGGGCCCTGAACCGCCTGCACCGCGACAGCGAAGTCGTCGTCGCTCAGGCCGCGGGTATGACGCGCTGGCAGGTCGCTTCGCCGATTCTGCGCCTGGCCGTCCTGGGGGCCGTCATCCATCTCGGTGTGAACCTCTGGGTGCAGCCTTCAGCGCAGCGCGAAATGCGCACCACCGTGAATGAGGCGCGCGCTGATCTGGCATCATCGCTCGTGCGCCCCGGTCAGTTCACCACGCCGGACGCGAACCTGACCGTGTTCGCCCGGGACCAGCAGGGACCGGATCTGATTGGCGTTCAAATTGCCGAACGCGTGGGTCAGCCTGATGCGCGCGACTATCTCGCCGAGCGCGGGCGGTTCATCGAAGTCGAGGGTCAACCGGCGATCGTGATGTTCAACGGGCAAATACATCAGCTCGACCAGAATGGCGCCTTGAACATTCTCAATTTCGAGCAATCCACGTTCGATCTGTCCCCGTTCGTCAGCGAAGATCGAAAGCTTATCTACAAGGCGTCAGACCGCTATCTGCACGAACTGTTGTTCATCGACCGCTCGAGTTACAATGAACGTCGAAACGAATTGGAATATCTCTCGGAAGCTCATTCGCGACTCTCGTCGCCCTTGATTGGCATCGCCATGGCCATGCTCGCCATTCTCGCTGTCATGGGCGGAAATTTCAGTCGGCGCGGATATGCTCGAAGGATCGTAATAGCGTCGGGCGGGGCGCTCATGCTGATCATCATCCAATTGTCAGTGCAGTCGAGTAGCGGCAGCGACCCGTCAATCAATGTGGTCCAGTGGATCGTACCCATCGCGGCGATCGCGATCCTCTCCTATGTCCTGTTTAATCGCGGTGAGCGGATCAAAGGGGCGCCCGCCAAATGATCGGGTCGCGGATTCAACGCTACATCTTTTTGAGATGTGTCTTCGCGCTTGGACTGGTGCTGGGAATTTTTGCGATCACCATCATGCTGGTCGACATTGTCGAACAGTTGAGAACCGTCGGCGAGGACGTAGAACTCTCGCCTTGGACGGCGGTCCAGCTCTCCTTGATGAAACTTCCCGGACTGATCGAAGAAACCCTCGCCTTCGCAGTTCTGGTATCGGCAATGATCGCTTACAATCAGCTGTCCAAGAGTTCAGAGCTGTCTGTGATCCGCTCCACGGGGCAATCCGCCTGGCAATTCCTGGCTCCCGTCATCGTCATGGCCGCAGGCCTGGGCGTGTTCGCGATGGCGGTATTGAACCCAGCGGGCGCCCTCCTCTCAGAACGGTTTGAGGAAACCCGAGCCAATCTTCTGCGCGAAGGTGGTCAAGTGGTCGACCGGGTTCGAACGGATGTCTGGCTGCGCCAAGGAAATGATGACAGCCAGATCGTCATCCACGCGGCATCAGTCGACAGCACTGGGCAAATCTTCACCAATGTTCGCTTTCTCGAAGAAGGGCGCGTTTATGAAGGGGCCCGCCCGACCAACCGTTTTCGTTTCATTCGGCGTATTGATGCAGAGACTGCGACAATTTCGGAAGGGTTCTGGCAACTTTCAAACCTAGTTGAGAACACTCCAGATGGCGCTCCATTGCATCTAGACAGCCTCGCCATCGAGACAGATCTCGACCCGAATACGCTGCTCTCGCGCTTTACTTCACCCGATACGATCGGATTCTGGGGCTTGCCCGGCTTCATCACGCAAACGGGGCGCGCTGGACTCGACACGTCGAGGTTCTCTATGCGCTGGTTCGGCCTGACTTCACTCCCCATCCTCTACACCGCCATGGCCTTGATCGGCGCGATCGTGTGCTTGAGATTGTCGAGATTAGGAGGGACGAGCCGTCTTATTGCCACCGGCGCTGGCGCCGCTGTCGCCCTGTTTTTTGTCACGCAGATCGCCTCGAGTTTCGGGTCCTC
This DNA window, taken from Hyphomonas sp. Mor2, encodes the following:
- a CDS encoding DnaA/Hda family protein: MPPSRQIPLQFPEASLSFDDMAITGANRAICAAIRHAERWPYHAFCLIGAPGSGISTLGQAWARERDASYLLGEALSKTDDRKLETLSQKDVVVDDVDRMKRADRLLFLLSAIQRNGRRVLLAAHSAPSSWHFQSPDLNSRLHAAPLAEIPAPDEDLMRARLRRAFARSVLELPKTVEDYLVTRLGLDYSQIEHSVEILAGASGERPLTIPLAREILEEEKT
- the purM gene encoding phosphoribosylformylglycinamidine cyclo-ligase; translation: MTTNASDSLSYRDAGVDIEAGDELVKAIGPLAKATRRAGVMGGLGGFGALFDLKKEGWEDPVLVSGTDGVGTKLMLAFETGIHDSVGIDLVAMCANDVLAQGAEPLFFLDYFATGKLENGIAEQVISGIAEGCKQAGCALIGGETAEMPGMYPPGHYDLAGFVVGAVERHEILPRMDTMEAGDVLIGIASSGPHSNGYSLIRKVVERTGLSFDDAAPFSNAETLGKALLTPTRLYSKAALPLIKGNKIKGLAHITGGGLTENTPRMCPDQLVPRIDRSTWHAPAVFDWLQREGNIAEDEMHRTFNMGIGLVFAVAAGAADSVCSDLRDLGESPVIIGDLAKK
- the purN gene encoding phosphoribosylglycinamide formyltransferase, whose protein sequence is MTRLRIAILISGRGTNMEAILHAARAGGYPAQPVLVMSNRPQAKGLEIAAADGFAAVAIDHKPFGQDREAFERALQAVLEEHKVEMVVLAGFMRILTPWFVQRWAGRMINIHPSLLPRYPGLNTHQRAIDAGDQEAGCSVHWVTEGVDEGAVIAQARVPILTGDTADDLAERVLREEHQLYPRAVAIAAQEILSKKKPLPV
- the ndk gene encoding nucleoside-diphosphate kinase, translated to MAGTRTFSIIKPDATARNLTGAINKVIEEGGLRIIAQRRIQMTQAQAERFYDIHKERPFFGELVEFMTSAPVVVQVLEGENAVARYRDVMGATNPAEAADGTIRKLFAQSIGENSAHGSDSDENAAIEIAQFFSEADIVG
- a CDS encoding glutathione S-transferase, whose amino-acid sequence is MTELILGNLNYSSWSIRAALVARTSGLEIRESIVPLGFDETRESLIANTGHHTVPVLISGDLIIRDSLAITEWIAERADDGRVWPADPEKRALARSVVSEMHSGFYNIRSKMPVDIRSRSPLPAMEEPLKAEIERVLYLWSICREKYGADGPFLFGDWSAADAFYAPVVTRFRTYGYALEGGAAEYAATIWNTDLLNELAAQAEAEPWEIEMGELGPARAWIRE
- a CDS encoding DNA polymerase III subunit chi — its product is MSEAQKPEWWFYHLQRTTLERAVGPLLEKCLERGWRVLAVSPDITRRAALDEALWTYDDQSFLPHGQSEAEGLDPAAQPILISGEAENQNNASVALLMDGVDMPADASYERCMVMFDDGDAATRQKAREQFKAAKDAGLTARYFQQAGRGWKEAGT
- a CDS encoding leucyl aminopeptidase — translated: MKITFTDASKSEIVGFMVDEGGKLPAAAKALDEASGGLLTEAANSGRFSGKAGQQAFVVLPKGSAAKRAALIGAGKAKGRDERAWERIGASAYKAHANSGFKSLDLHVDDADDAARAALGAKLAAYRFDDYRTKLKAEDKPSLNTLNMVTSDTKAAKAAFKPLDAGADGTYLARDLVNLPPNDLYPASYAARIEDLAEHGLEIEILGEKELAKLGMNSMLGVGQGSVKESKLGIMRWNGGKAGDAPVALVGKGVCFDTGGISLKPGAGMEDMRGDMGGSAAVVGAMLALAKRKAKANVVGLVGLVENMPDGDAIRPGDILKSASGQTIEVQNTDAEGRLVLCDVLWYAQEHYKPAAIVDLATLTGAIVIGLGHHHAGLFTNDDSLSDQLTKAGMAEGERVWRLPLGPEYDKQLKSKFADMRNIGGRAAGSITAAQFLQRFINEGQTWAHLDIAGVAWVEGEKAPTDPSWASGFGPRLLDRWIADNYEG
- a CDS encoding LptF/LptG family permease, which gives rise to MNRVQRYLFNRVLRSVLIIVGGLTLLAILAQGLSQTDIIVENRQGALTFFKIVALGVPQIVALLTPMAMFVATIWALNRLHRDSEVVVAQAAGMTRWQVASPILRLAVLGAVIHLGVNLWVQPSAQREMRTTVNEARADLASSLVRPGQFTTPDANLTVFARDQQGPDLIGVQIAERVGQPDARDYLAERGRFIEVEGQPAIVMFNGQIHQLDQNGALNILNFEQSTFDLSPFVSEDRKLIYKASDRYLHELLFIDRSSYNERRNELEYLSEAHSRLSSPLIGIAMAMLAILAVMGGNFSRRGYARRIVIASGGALMLIIIQLSVQSSSGSDPSINVVQWIVPIAAIAILSYVLFNRGERIKGAPAK
- a CDS encoding LptF/LptG family permease, which gives rise to MIGSRIQRYIFLRCVFALGLVLGIFAITIMLVDIVEQLRTVGEDVELSPWTAVQLSLMKLPGLIEETLAFAVLVSAMIAYNQLSKSSELSVIRSTGQSAWQFLAPVIVMAAGLGVFAMAVLNPAGALLSERFEETRANLLREGGQVVDRVRTDVWLRQGNDDSQIVIHAASVDSTGQIFTNVRFLEEGRVYEGARPTNRFRFIRRIDAETATISEGFWQLSNLVENTPDGAPLHLDSLAIETDLDPNTLLSRFTSPDTIGFWGLPGFITQTGRAGLDTSRFSMRWFGLTSLPILYTAMALIGAIVCLRLSRLGGTSRLIATGAGAAVALFFVTQIASSFGSSGAIPAVIAAWSPALCALFISLTVLAYQEDG